A single region of the Anaerolineales bacterium genome encodes:
- the npdG gene encoding NADPH-dependent F420 reductase, whose amino-acid sequence MMGSERILLTLGIIGGTGKEGQGLAYRWAGSGYPVILGSRSEEKALAAAQVLNARLGEAIVRGMGNAEAVAACDIAVLTVPYGAHRQTLEGLKPQLAGKVLVDVTNPAIPPRLSEVQLPASGSAAVESQQVLGGDVQVVSAFQNISHDLLLEDDGAACDVLVTGDSKEAKEQVLQLVEALGLTGWDAGPLKNAVVAESLTAVLIGLNRRYKLKGAGIRIVGERLDPRGS is encoded by the coding sequence ATGATGGGAAGCGAGCGAATCCTGCTGACACTGGGAATCATCGGAGGGACGGGAAAAGAGGGGCAGGGTCTGGCCTACCGCTGGGCGGGGTCCGGTTATCCGGTGATCCTCGGCTCGCGCAGCGAGGAGAAGGCGCTGGCGGCCGCCCAGGTCCTGAACGCCCGCCTGGGGGAAGCTATCGTGCGCGGCATGGGCAACGCCGAGGCTGTCGCCGCCTGCGACATCGCCGTCCTGACGGTGCCCTACGGCGCTCACCGCCAGACCCTCGAAGGACTCAAGCCTCAGCTGGCCGGGAAGGTGCTGGTCGATGTCACCAACCCTGCGATCCCGCCCCGGCTGAGCGAAGTGCAGCTGCCGGCTTCCGGGAGCGCAGCCGTCGAGTCCCAGCAAGTCCTCGGCGGCGATGTTCAGGTGGTATCTGCCTTCCAGAACATCTCGCACGATCTGCTGCTGGAAGATGACGGTGCGGCCTGCGATGTGCTGGTCACGGGCGACAGCAAGGAGGCCAAGGAGCAGGTGCTGCAGCTGGTGGAAGCGTTGGGCCTGACCGGGTGGGACGCGGGGCCGTTGAAGAACGCCGTTGTGGCCGAGAGCCTGACCGCGGTGCTGATCGGCCTCAACCGCCGCTACAAGTTGAAGGGAGCCGGTATCCGGATCGTGGGGGAACGCTTGGACCCTCGAGGCTCCTAG